A DNA window from Rhizobium sp. NXC14 contains the following coding sequences:
- a CDS encoding ABC transporter permease, translating to MGGLFSALGSFWSSLVHIFDPLCGPVGIFTWLGQSTILACGDTGWGDEIALGLQVTVSVAIVTLPIGLVIGFLVALGQQSDEKSLRLAAGIYTTIFRGLPELLTLFIIYYGMQMLIQSLLELAGYVGPPIEINAFFAGVIALSVVFSAYCSEVLLSAFRAIPKGQYEAGDALGLHRGRTLRLIVLPQLIRIALPGLTNLWMVLLKDTSYVSIISLADILRQTNVAVRVTKEPFFFYGIACCLYLVLAILSSFLLAYVDRWAKRSEVRR from the coding sequence ATGGGCGGATTGTTTTCCGCGCTTGGCTCCTTCTGGAGCTCACTTGTGCACATTTTCGATCCGCTATGCGGACCCGTCGGCATCTTCACCTGGTTGGGTCAGTCGACGATACTTGCCTGTGGCGATACTGGCTGGGGCGACGAGATCGCCCTTGGGCTGCAGGTCACCGTATCGGTGGCGATCGTCACCCTGCCCATCGGCCTCGTCATCGGTTTCCTTGTCGCGCTCGGCCAGCAGTCGGACGAAAAGTCCCTGAGGCTGGCGGCCGGTATCTATACGACGATCTTTCGCGGCCTGCCGGAGCTTCTGACGCTCTTCATCATCTATTACGGCATGCAGATGCTCATCCAGTCTCTCCTGGAGCTTGCCGGCTATGTCGGGCCGCCGATCGAAATCAATGCTTTCTTCGCCGGCGTCATCGCGCTGTCGGTCGTCTTTTCCGCCTATTGCTCGGAAGTACTGCTCTCGGCCTTTCGCGCCATTCCCAAGGGCCAATATGAGGCCGGAGACGCGCTGGGCCTGCATCGCGGCCGCACTCTGCGCCTCATCGTTCTGCCGCAGCTCATACGCATCGCGCTACCCGGCCTCACAAATCTCTGGATGGTGCTTCTGAAAGACACATCCTACGTCTCGATCATCAGCTTGGCCGACATCCTGCGCCAGACGAACGTTGCCGTGCGGGTGACCAAGGAACCCTTCTTTTTTTATGGCATCGCCTGCTGTCTCTATCTGGTGCTCGCCATCCTCTCCTCCTTCCTGCTCGCCTATGTCGATCGCTGGGCCAAGCGTTCGGAGGTCCGTCGATGA
- a CDS encoding transporter substrate-binding domain-containing protein, producing MHISTRIFAAASIAAMSLFAGSAMADGEKYVIGTDSTYPPFEFVDASGTIQGFDIDIAKALCAEMKAECSFVSTDWDGIIPALNAKKFDMIVSSMSITPERLKLVDFSNKYYNTPPAIAVPKDSKITDVAGLKGKVIGAQTSTTHANYAEKHLADTELKLYPTADEYKLDVSSGRVDAVIDDVVVLSEWVKSDAGACCKILTTLPVDKEINGEGAGIAIRKGDPLKEKLNTAIAAIRANGEYKKIQDKYFDFDVYGE from the coding sequence ATGCATATCTCCACCCGTATCTTCGCGGCAGCCTCGATCGCGGCAATGTCGCTCTTTGCCGGTTCGGCCATGGCCGATGGCGAGAAATACGTGATCGGCACCGATTCGACCTATCCGCCCTTCGAATTCGTCGATGCCAGCGGCACCATCCAGGGCTTCGACATCGATATCGCCAAGGCGCTCTGTGCCGAGATGAAAGCGGAATGCTCCTTCGTCAGCACCGATTGGGACGGCATCATCCCGGCTCTGAACGCCAAGAAGTTCGATATGATCGTCTCCTCCATGTCGATCACGCCGGAGCGCCTGAAGCTCGTCGACTTCTCCAACAAGTACTACAACACGCCTCCGGCCATCGCCGTGCCGAAGGATTCGAAGATCACTGACGTTGCCGGCCTCAAGGGCAAGGTGATCGGCGCACAGACTTCCACGACGCATGCCAACTACGCCGAGAAGCACCTCGCCGATACCGAGCTGAAGCTCTATCCCACCGCCGACGAATACAAGCTTGACGTTTCCAGCGGCCGTGTCGATGCCGTCATCGACGACGTCGTCGTTCTCTCCGAATGGGTCAAGTCCGACGCCGGCGCCTGCTGCAAGATCCTGACGACCCTGCCGGTCGACAAGGAAATCAACGGCGAAGGAGCAGGCATCGCCATCCGCAAGGGAGATCCGCTGAAGGAAAAGCTCAACACGGCGATCGCAGCGATCCGCGCCAACGGCGAATACAAGAAGATCCAGGACAAGTACTTCGATTTCGACGTTTACGGCGAATAA
- a CDS encoding OmpA family protein: MGKKSRLFASAAFPLLSLSLALQPASAVAAARGATTEAAAVRQIEQGSFEVAQDAPSEEELLKKKRKQKGEAPAEQAPAAEQPKEAPAEKPKAERKEAPAPEPKAEPEPPKAEAPKEEPAPKAESKPERKAKQAAQPEAEPQQEEQQPVTQEKPRKPKKQQTEQAEPEAQPAPEQQPAAKQAQPETEQAQPEVKPEGGKKGQDKAQSRDKGKAKTETAAPEAVTPTEEQAKPAVEPEAKPAAEAPAKKPKKGEAAAPAVKPAEEKAAAPEAAPAEAPTDGTAAKPAAKQPTAEQPTAEQPAAKQPAGEEPAAPATDTAQPLPEASGGQQVEQAIPAPEKVSPEELERRKKIAADPAKSNETVVLPVENGAAVLDSDKDADRSKGREGRRDRDKLRAESQEVKVPTSDADAQAPAAAAAPLIKLEAVTSEKGTRLDTRPQFARPEGARIEDQTDDNRVIIQYNNQVIVRSDDDRRFLRDGERPIYEELPDNRYREIITRPEGYRIVTIRNRYGDIIQRSRVDSRGREYVLYYSPDLYEDPDRGYFDDPGADLPPMRLRVPLNDYIIDTSSDPDRDYYEFLSEPPVEQVERVYSLDEVKYSARIRDKVRRIDLDTITFATGSAEIPMTQARTLRKVADAISQVLKKDPSETFLIEGHTDAVGSDQSNLVLSDQRAESVANVLSDVYGIPPENMATQGYGERYLKVNTSGPEQENRRVTIRRVTPLVRPVAANQ, translated from the coding sequence ATGGGCAAGAAATCAAGATTGTTTGCAAGCGCAGCTTTCCCGCTGCTTTCTCTCTCGTTGGCGCTGCAGCCGGCATCGGCAGTGGCGGCCGCGCGCGGCGCTACGACCGAGGCTGCGGCCGTACGGCAGATCGAACAGGGCAGCTTCGAAGTGGCGCAGGACGCGCCCTCCGAAGAGGAACTCTTGAAGAAGAAGCGCAAGCAGAAGGGGGAAGCCCCGGCCGAACAGGCGCCGGCCGCCGAGCAGCCGAAGGAGGCGCCTGCCGAGAAGCCGAAGGCCGAGCGCAAGGAGGCGCCGGCGCCCGAACCCAAGGCGGAGCCGGAACCGCCGAAGGCCGAAGCGCCGAAGGAGGAGCCCGCGCCGAAGGCCGAGAGCAAGCCGGAGCGGAAAGCCAAGCAGGCAGCCCAGCCGGAGGCCGAGCCGCAACAGGAAGAACAGCAGCCGGTAACGCAGGAAAAGCCGAGAAAGCCGAAGAAGCAGCAGACTGAGCAGGCCGAGCCGGAAGCTCAGCCGGCCCCTGAACAGCAGCCGGCGGCAAAGCAAGCCCAGCCGGAGACCGAACAGGCCCAGCCCGAGGTCAAGCCGGAAGGCGGCAAGAAGGGTCAGGACAAGGCCCAGAGCCGAGATAAGGGCAAGGCTAAGACCGAGACCGCCGCTCCCGAGGCGGTGACGCCCACCGAGGAACAGGCCAAGCCCGCAGTTGAGCCGGAAGCAAAACCCGCTGCCGAAGCGCCAGCCAAGAAGCCGAAGAAGGGCGAGGCTGCAGCCCCGGCGGTGAAGCCAGCCGAAGAAAAGGCGGCCGCTCCCGAAGCTGCGCCAGCCGAAGCGCCGACGGATGGCACGGCTGCCAAGCCTGCCGCCAAACAGCCCACCGCTGAGCAACCCACCGCTGAGCAACCCGCCGCCAAACAGCCCGCCGGCGAAGAGCCGGCTGCGCCCGCCACCGACACGGCCCAGCCGCTGCCGGAAGCCAGCGGCGGACAGCAGGTGGAGCAGGCCATTCCGGCACCGGAAAAGGTTTCTCCCGAGGAGCTGGAGCGCCGGAAAAAGATCGCCGCAGATCCGGCCAAGAGCAACGAGACCGTCGTGCTGCCGGTCGAGAACGGTGCCGCCGTGCTTGACAGCGACAAGGATGCCGATCGCAGCAAGGGGCGGGAAGGTCGCCGTGACCGCGACAAGCTGCGGGCCGAAAGCCAGGAGGTGAAGGTGCCGACCTCGGATGCGGATGCGCAGGCTCCTGCCGCCGCTGCGGCGCCGTTGATCAAGCTCGAGGCGGTCACCAGCGAGAAGGGCACGAGGCTCGACACCCGGCCGCAATTTGCCCGTCCCGAGGGAGCGCGCATCGAGGATCAAACGGACGATAACCGGGTGATCATCCAGTACAACAATCAAGTGATCGTGCGTAGCGACGACGACAGGCGGTTCCTGCGCGACGGTGAACGGCCGATCTATGAAGAGCTCCCGGACAATCGCTATCGCGAGATCATCACCCGGCCGGAAGGCTATCGGATCGTCACCATTCGCAACCGCTACGGCGACATCATCCAGCGGTCGCGCGTCGATTCCCGCGGGCGCGAATACGTGCTCTACTACTCACCTGATCTCTACGAAGATCCTGATCGCGGCTATTTCGATGACCCGGGCGCTGATCTGCCGCCGATGCGGCTGCGTGTCCCGCTTAACGACTATATCATCGACACCAGCAGCGATCCTGACCGGGACTATTACGAATTCCTCAGCGAACCGCCCGTCGAGCAGGTGGAGCGTGTCTATTCGCTTGACGAAGTGAAGTATTCTGCCCGTATTCGCGACAAGGTGCGCCGCATCGACCTCGATACGATCACCTTCGCGACCGGCAGCGCCGAGATCCCGATGACCCAGGCGCGCACATTGCGCAAGGTTGCCGACGCGATCAGCCAGGTTCTGAAGAAAGATCCGAGCGAGACCTTCCTGATCGAGGGCCATACGGATGCCGTCGGTTCCGACCAGAGCAACCTGGTCCTCTCCGACCAGCGGGCGGAATCGGTCGCCAATGTGCTCTCCGACGTCTATGGCATTCCGCCGGAAAACATGGCGACGCAGGGCTACGGCGAACGTTACTTGAAGGTCAACACGTCAGGCCCCGAACAGGAAAACCGCCGCGTCACCATCCGTCGCGTCACTCCGCTGGTGCGTCCGGTCGCCGCCAACCAGTAG
- a CDS encoding ABC transporter permease, translated as MSYAETLIPPQPAPRQVAKPMTTARFAGCIFVAFWAMLAALLIFTVINGWDIEKFTRYGPRYLHGLWVTLSLVAISVVCGALLSLPLAMARLSKNNLLNWLSYAYIYFFRGTPLLAQLFLVYYGLGVFRPQLEAVGLWWFFRDAWYCGLFAMTINTAAYQAEILRGAIESVPHGQREAAAALGIHRSIAFRKIILPQAFIVALRPYGNEIILLIKGSAVVAIITVLDLMGETRYAFSRTFDYQTYLWAAIFYLTIVEALRHLWAWIERRLTRHLKR; from the coding sequence ATGAGCTACGCCGAAACATTGATCCCGCCGCAGCCCGCGCCGCGCCAGGTGGCGAAGCCGATGACAACGGCACGTTTTGCCGGCTGTATCTTCGTCGCATTTTGGGCCATGCTGGCCGCGCTGCTGATCTTCACCGTCATCAATGGCTGGGATATCGAGAAATTCACCCGCTATGGCCCCCGCTATCTGCACGGCCTCTGGGTGACGCTCAGTCTTGTAGCCATTTCGGTGGTCTGCGGCGCACTCCTGTCGCTGCCGCTTGCTATGGCGCGCTTGTCGAAAAACAACCTGCTGAACTGGCTTTCCTATGCCTATATTTATTTCTTCCGCGGCACACCGCTGCTTGCCCAGCTCTTCCTGGTCTATTACGGCCTCGGCGTATTCCGCCCCCAGCTGGAAGCCGTCGGCCTCTGGTGGTTCTTCCGAGACGCGTGGTATTGCGGCCTGTTCGCCATGACCATCAATACCGCGGCCTACCAGGCGGAGATTCTGCGCGGCGCAATCGAAAGCGTACCGCACGGGCAGCGCGAAGCAGCGGCTGCCCTCGGAATCCATAGGAGCATCGCCTTCCGCAAGATCATCCTGCCGCAGGCCTTCATCGTGGCGCTTCGCCCCTACGGCAACGAGATCATCCTATTGATCAAAGGCTCGGCCGTGGTGGCCATCATCACAGTGCTCGATCTGATGGGCGAAACGCGCTACGCCTTCTCCCGCACCTTCGACTACCAGACCTATCTCTGGGCAGCGATCTTCTATCTCACCATCGTCGAGGCGCTGCGCCATCTCTGGGCCTGGATTGAGCGTCGCCTGACGCGGCATCTGAAACGGTAG
- a CDS encoding cytochrome c biogenesis protein DipZ has translation MTLLIIAYLGGVLTILSPCILPILPFVFARAGQPFVKSTLPMLAGMASTFALVATLAAVGGSWAIRANEYGRLAAIVLLGLFGVSLLSPRFASTLARPIVDLGNNLLNAGGGGRTAPSVRSALILGVATGLLWAPCAGPILGLVLTGAALQGANLQTTALLIAYAAGAATSLAVALLIGGKIFAAMKRSLGVGDRIRQAVGAAVLAGVAVIALGLDTSLLARLSYASTASLEQTLLDRLHAKPVAGTPSEVASSDTIIPAADGSKPFRSDLPVEAYAPSFDGAVEWLNSKPLTKEQLRGKVVLVDFWTYSCINCIRTIPYVRAWAEKYADQGLVVIGVHAPEFAFEKKIDNVKKAVGDFQIGYPVAIDNDYKIWRAFENSYWPAAYLIDAKGQIRYHHFGEGNYGRTEKAIQDLLREAGNQMVETAPVAPDAKGVEAGPDLANIGSGETYLGYAQAENFVSPEGLQADTPQNYSIAKPSINAWGLSGAWTVGKDQATLDQPGGGIAYRFSARDLHLVLGPGADAKPVRFQVRLDGKAPGADHGSDIDADGNGTVTATRLYQLVRESGAVTARTFEIRFLDPGVQAYAFTFG, from the coding sequence ATGACACTTCTGATCATTGCCTATCTTGGAGGCGTGCTGACCATCCTCAGCCCCTGCATTCTCCCCATCCTCCCCTTCGTCTTCGCCCGCGCCGGTCAGCCCTTCGTCAAGAGCACACTGCCGATGCTGGCGGGCATGGCCTCCACTTTCGCGCTGGTCGCCACGCTTGCAGCGGTCGGCGGTAGCTGGGCCATTCGCGCCAATGAATATGGCCGCCTCGCCGCGATCGTCCTGCTCGGGCTCTTCGGAGTGAGCCTGCTGTCGCCGCGCTTCGCGAGCACGCTGGCCCGCCCGATCGTCGACCTCGGCAACAATCTTCTGAACGCCGGCGGTGGCGGACGCACCGCGCCGTCGGTCAGGAGCGCGCTCATCCTCGGCGTCGCCACCGGCCTGCTCTGGGCGCCCTGCGCCGGACCAATTCTCGGCCTTGTGCTGACCGGCGCGGCATTGCAAGGCGCCAACCTGCAGACAACCGCCCTCTTGATCGCCTATGCCGCCGGTGCTGCGACGTCGCTTGCCGTCGCCTTGCTGATCGGCGGTAAAATCTTCGCCGCGATGAAGCGCTCGCTCGGCGTTGGCGATCGAATCCGCCAAGCTGTCGGCGCTGCCGTGTTGGCGGGCGTGGCGGTGATCGCGCTCGGTCTCGACACCAGCCTTCTGGCGCGCCTTTCCTATGCCAGCACCGCCTCGCTGGAACAGACCCTGCTGGACAGGCTGCATGCCAAGCCCGTCGCCGGCACGCCCTCTGAGGTGGCGAGCAGCGACACAATCATTCCCGCGGCCGATGGAAGCAAGCCTTTCCGCAGTGATCTGCCCGTCGAAGCTTACGCGCCTTCGTTCGACGGCGCGGTCGAATGGCTGAACTCGAAGCCTCTGACCAAGGAGCAGCTGCGGGGCAAGGTGGTGCTCGTCGACTTCTGGACCTATTCCTGCATCAACTGCATTCGCACCATTCCTTATGTCAGGGCCTGGGCGGAAAAATATGCGGATCAGGGCCTGGTCGTCATCGGCGTGCACGCCCCGGAATTTGCCTTCGAAAAGAAAATCGACAATGTCAAGAAGGCTGTCGGCGACTTTCAGATCGGCTACCCGGTTGCGATCGACAATGACTACAAAATCTGGCGCGCTTTCGAGAACAGCTACTGGCCTGCCGCCTATCTGATCGATGCCAAAGGTCAGATCCGCTATCACCATTTCGGCGAAGGCAATTACGGCAGGACTGAAAAGGCCATCCAGGACCTGCTGCGCGAAGCGGGCAACCAGATGGTGGAAACGGCCCCGGTTGCGCCCGATGCCAAGGGTGTGGAAGCGGGTCCCGACCTCGCCAACATCGGCTCCGGCGAGACCTATCTCGGCTACGCACAGGCCGAAAATTTCGTCTCTCCCGAAGGGCTGCAGGCCGATACGCCGCAGAACTACTCGATCGCCAAGCCCAGCATCAATGCATGGGGCCTGTCCGGCGCCTGGACCGTCGGTAAGGATCAGGCAACGCTCGACCAGCCGGGGGGCGGCATCGCCTATCGTTTCAGCGCCCGCGATCTGCATCTCGTGCTCGGCCCCGGCGCCGACGCCAAACCGGTCCGTTTCCAGGTGAGGCTCGATGGCAAGGCGCCCGGAGCCGATCATGGCTCCGACATCGACGCAGACGGCAATGGCACGGTCACCGCAACGCGGCTTTACCAGCTCGTTCGCGAGTCCGGCGCCGTCACCGCCCGCACCTTCGAAATCCGCTTCCTCGATCCGGGCGTCCAGGCTTACGCCTTCACCTTCGGCTGA
- a CDS encoding response regulator, translating into MDHVDHILIVDDDREIRELVSGYLQKNGLRTSVAADGRQMRSFLEANAVDLIVLDIMMPGDDGLVLCRELRAGRHKAIPILMLTARTDEMDRILGLEMGADDYLAKPFAARELLARIKAVLRRTRMLPPNLQISEAGQLLTFGDWRLDTVARHLLDKEGTAIALSGAEYRLLRVFIDHPQRVLNRDQLLSLTQGRDAELFDRSIDLLVSRLRQRLGDDAREATYIKTVRSEGYVFSVPVEISEPRR; encoded by the coding sequence ATGGATCATGTCGATCACATCCTGATCGTCGACGACGATCGTGAAATCCGCGAGCTGGTCTCGGGCTATCTGCAGAAGAATGGCCTCAGGACCAGCGTTGCCGCGGATGGGCGCCAGATGCGCAGTTTCCTGGAAGCCAACGCCGTCGACCTGATCGTGCTCGATATTATGATGCCCGGCGACGACGGGCTGGTGCTGTGCCGCGAATTGCGCGCCGGCCGGCACAAGGCGATCCCGATCCTGATGCTGACGGCCCGCACCGACGAGATGGACAGAATCCTCGGTTTGGAGATGGGCGCCGACGACTATCTCGCCAAGCCCTTTGCCGCGCGCGAGCTTCTTGCCCGCATCAAGGCGGTGCTGCGGCGTACCCGCATGCTGCCGCCCAACCTGCAGATCAGTGAGGCTGGTCAATTGCTGACCTTCGGTGACTGGCGGCTCGACACGGTCGCACGTCACCTTCTCGACAAGGAAGGGACCGCGATTGCCTTGAGCGGTGCCGAATACCGGCTGCTTCGTGTCTTCATCGACCATCCGCAGCGCGTGCTCAACCGCGACCAGCTTCTGAGCCTGACGCAGGGCCGCGACGCCGAACTCTTCGATCGCTCGATCGATCTTCTTGTCAGCCGCCTGCGGCAGCGCCTGGGGGACGATGCGCGCGAGGCGACCTATATCAAGACGGTGCGCAGCGAAGGTTATGTCTTCTCGGTGCCGGTCGAAATTTCTGAGCCGCGCCGATGA
- a CDS encoding ATP-binding protein gives MRADIAILANLTWPRTLRSRIFLILLIGLAFAYGLSFSVLYMERYMSAKAVMLGTLENDVATSIAVLDRLPASERGDLLDWLSRGNYRFELGTGLAGAPDSSSKAREIAGKIEAAAGHRFPIRVERIPGEVSRLQAHLTLSDGTPLTIDVTPRGVMPIAAWLPYVFAIQMALLILCTWFAVRQAIRPLGELAAAADALDPDKDGQALSEAGPSEVAHAARAFNAMRERIAHYLEERVQILAAISHDLQTPITRMRLRADMAEDSPEKDKLVHDLAEIQRLVQDGIAYARSAHGSGEKNARIDLASFIDSIAYDYQDTGKAVTVVGLVEGAAFTRPHALRRILSNFIDNALKFAGAAEISVERGADNSVVISVMDRGPGIPDDMLEAAMQPFFRLEQSRNRETGGTGLGLAIAQQLTAKIGGSLKLYNRSGGGLAAEVTIR, from the coding sequence ATGAGAGCCGATATTGCCATCCTGGCGAACCTGACGTGGCCGAGAACTCTGCGATCGCGGATATTTCTCATTCTTTTGATCGGTTTGGCCTTCGCCTATGGGCTCTCCTTCAGTGTTCTCTACATGGAGCGCTACATGTCGGCCAAGGCGGTGATGCTCGGCACGCTGGAGAACGACGTCGCGACATCGATTGCCGTTCTCGATCGGCTTCCGGCAAGTGAGCGCGGCGACCTTCTGGACTGGCTGAGCCGCGGCAACTACCGTTTCGAACTTGGGACTGGCCTTGCCGGTGCGCCCGACAGCTCCAGCAAGGCGAGGGAGATCGCAGGAAAGATAGAGGCGGCCGCCGGGCATCGCTTTCCAATCCGCGTCGAACGGATTCCGGGTGAGGTGAGCCGGCTGCAGGCGCATCTTACGCTGAGCGACGGAACTCCTCTGACGATCGATGTCACACCGAGAGGCGTGATGCCGATCGCCGCATGGCTGCCTTATGTTTTCGCGATCCAGATGGCGCTGCTCATTCTCTGCACCTGGTTTGCGGTCCGCCAGGCGATCCGGCCGCTCGGCGAGCTCGCCGCTGCTGCCGATGCGCTCGATCCTGATAAGGACGGTCAGGCTTTGAGCGAGGCCGGTCCGAGCGAGGTGGCGCATGCGGCAAGAGCGTTCAATGCGATGCGGGAGAGGATCGCCCATTATCTCGAGGAACGGGTGCAGATACTGGCGGCGATCTCGCATGATCTGCAGACGCCGATCACCCGCATGCGGCTGCGCGCCGACATGGCGGAGGATTCACCTGAGAAGGACAAGCTGGTGCATGATCTCGCCGAGATCCAGCGTCTCGTCCAGGACGGCATCGCCTATGCGCGCAGCGCCCACGGCAGCGGAGAGAAGAACGCCCGCATCGATCTCGCCTCGTTCATCGACAGTATAGCCTACGACTATCAGGACACTGGAAAGGCCGTTACGGTCGTCGGTCTGGTTGAAGGCGCCGCCTTCACCAGGCCGCACGCCCTTCGCCGTATTCTGTCGAATTTCATCGACAATGCCTTGAAGTTTGCCGGCGCCGCCGAGATCAGCGTCGAGCGAGGCGCTGACAATTCCGTCGTCATCAGCGTTATGGATCGCGGACCCGGCATTCCGGATGATATGCTCGAAGCCGCGATGCAGCCCTTCTTCCGGCTCGAGCAATCCCGCAATCGGGAGACGGGCGGCACAGGTCTCGGGCTGGCAATCGCCCAGCAACTGACGGCCAAGATCGGCGGTTCTCTGAAGCTCTACAATCGCTCGGGTGGCGGACTGGCGGCTGAAGTCACCATTCGGTGA
- a CDS encoding organic hydroperoxide resistance protein — MTKIDKVLYTGRTRTTGGRDGASQSDDGELDIRLSPPGSARPGTNPEQLFAAGWSACFIGAIGIAAGKLKVRLPAETAVNAEVDLGTTDGDYFLQARLKVSLPGIEADVAKALVDEAHRTCPYSKATRGNIHVEVTVA; from the coding sequence GTGACCAAGATCGACAAGGTACTTTATACCGGCAGGACCCGCACCACCGGCGGACGCGACGGCGCCTCGCAGAGCGATGACGGAGAGCTGGACATCAGGCTCTCGCCTCCCGGCAGCGCCCGGCCCGGCACCAATCCCGAACAGCTTTTCGCAGCCGGCTGGTCGGCCTGCTTCATTGGTGCGATCGGCATTGCTGCCGGCAAGCTGAAGGTCAGGCTGCCGGCAGAGACCGCTGTGAATGCGGAGGTCGACCTCGGTACGACCGATGGCGACTATTTCCTGCAGGCCCGTCTCAAGGTCAGTCTACCTGGCATCGAAGCGGATGTGGCAAAGGCGCTGGTGGATGAGGCGCACCGGACCTGCCCCTATTCGAAGGCGACGCGCGGCAATATCCACGTCGAAGTGACCGTTGCCTGA
- a CDS encoding alpha/beta hydrolase, with protein MSEQINHHRRRFFGMTAIALAAVEFGVAGAAAAQQAQPSKAVLPGAKAGSHTSFEALKQVRTDVLDIGYAEAGKADGPVVLLLHGWPYDIYSFVDVAPLLASAGYRVIVPYLRGYGTTRFLDDKTPRNGQPSALAADMIALLDALKIEKAVIAGYDWGGRTANIMAALWPERCKAMVSVSGYLIGSQEANKKPLPPKAELAWWYQFYFATERGRLGYQSNTHDFAKLIWQTASPKWNFDDATFDRSAAAFDNPDHVDIVIHNYRWRLGLVEGEAKYDAYEKKLAALPMISVPTITMEGDANGAPHPEPSAYAGKFSRRYEHRTIGGGIGHNLPQEAPQAFAQAVIDVDRF; from the coding sequence ATGTCAGAGCAAATCAACCATCACCGCCGCCGCTTCTTCGGCATGACGGCCATCGCCCTTGCGGCCGTCGAATTCGGAGTAGCCGGCGCGGCCGCAGCCCAGCAGGCGCAGCCTTCCAAAGCCGTTTTGCCTGGCGCGAAGGCCGGTAGCCATACCTCCTTCGAAGCGCTGAAGCAGGTCAGAACCGATGTGCTCGATATCGGCTATGCCGAGGCGGGAAAGGCGGACGGCCCGGTCGTGCTGCTGCTTCATGGCTGGCCCTACGATATTTACAGTTTCGTCGATGTCGCGCCGCTGCTTGCCTCGGCCGGCTACAGGGTGATCGTGCCTTATCTGCGTGGCTACGGCACCACCCGCTTCCTCGATGACAAGACACCGCGCAACGGCCAGCCTTCGGCGCTTGCCGCCGACATGATCGCCCTGCTCGATGCGCTCAAGATCGAAAAGGCTGTCATTGCCGGTTACGACTGGGGCGGACGGACCGCCAATATCATGGCGGCGCTGTGGCCCGAGCGCTGCAAGGCGATGGTATCGGTGAGCGGCTACCTGATCGGCAGCCAGGAGGCCAACAAGAAGCCGCTTCCGCCGAAGGCGGAACTTGCCTGGTGGTACCAGTTCTATTTCGCCACCGAACGCGGCCGCCTGGGCTACCAGAGCAACACGCATGATTTCGCAAAGCTCATCTGGCAGACGGCATCGCCGAAGTGGAATTTCGACGACGCAACTTTCGACAGATCGGCGGCCGCCTTCGATAATCCCGACCATGTGGATATCGTCATCCACAATTACCGCTGGCGCCTGGGGCTTGTCGAAGGCGAGGCGAAATATGATGCCTATGAGAAGAAGCTTGCCGCTCTGCCGATGATTTCGGTGCCGACGATCACCATGGAAGGCGATGCAAACGGTGCGCCGCATCCGGAACCTTCCGCCTACGCCGGAAAATTTTCCAGGAGGTACGAACATCGCACGATCGGTGGCGGCATCGGCCACAATCTGCCGCAGGAGGCGCCGCAGGCCTTCGCCCAGGCGGTCATCGACGTCGACCGCTTCTGA
- a CDS encoding usg protein, with translation MHKDMEKQLQGYGLTTAQILYRLPDHPTILQTYVWQDYDLAPDFPEMRGFLKFWQEKLDGPLHSVRYVHRKLISATEWRALKGEFILH, from the coding sequence ATGCACAAGGACATGGAAAAGCAACTGCAGGGCTACGGTCTGACAACTGCCCAGATCCTCTACCGCCTGCCGGATCACCCTACGATCCTGCAGACTTATGTCTGGCAGGATTATGACCTCGCCCCTGATTTTCCCGAAATGCGCGGTTTCCTGAAGTTCTGGCAGGAAAAGCTCGACGGACCGCTGCATTCGGTGCGCTACGTCCACCGCAAGCTGATCTCGGCCACCGAGTGGCGGGCGCTGAAGGGCGAGTTCATCCTGCACTGA